The nucleotide window TCCTCCTTACGCTTGACCAATTTCTCCTTTTGATCGCTGAATGACATGAACTGGTCCAGTGCTTTTTTGTTGACGTGACTGAAGAAATTGATGGTAAATATATAAGAAATCTGTAGTAACATCGGATGTCGTTGTTGCATTTGCATTTACCTGTATTTCTTTAAATGATTATTCGCCTTTTCCATTTCTCTGAACAGCTGCTTCGTTGTTAATTTACTCAACTTTCCGAACGCTTCGTGACTCGGCAGAGCACCGAGCTCAGTGATCTTCTGCGTACACTCGGCAATCTTTTGCTGTACGATGTTTTGTTTGCTTGCCAGTTTTTCCAGATCCTTAGCATCTGCCTCGATCTTCTCCTGTGCCTCCTTCTCCGCAACTTTCCACTTCTCGACTTCCGCTGACTCGGCTTTTTGCTGACGAAcagcaataaaattttctacacaTTACTAGTTAGACCAAATTAAAAGAcgggatttttttattttgaggAGAGCCAGCAGAATTAAGAAAAACGTTTGAATGCATCTCACCTTCTTCATGGCGCTAGAAACCTTGTCATTCTGTGCCTTGAAGTCTGAGTTCACTTTAACTAGGCGCTTTTCGATATCCGCGAGCTGCGCCTTGGATGATTCCAACTGACGCTGACGATCTTCGACAGAGATTTCCTGCAGTGCTTGAACCAGCTCGTCTTTACGCCGCACCAAGTTATTCGTCAGCAGATTCTCGAGTTTATTTTTGTCCGCCTCAAGCCGCATTCTCTTGGCGAACGcctctttgttttctttagTCAGACGTCTGATGTCATCGTTCAGCGTATCGACCTGgggaaattaaataaataaattaaagtcGCCTGATAACAGTTgatgaacgtgaaaaaaaaagtacggtagtgcattttttttttcacctggTGCTGATCAGCGACTGACAACTGAGCCATCAACTCCTGGTGCAGCTCACTCTCCAGGCCCTCCTTGGTAGCAGTCATTGCCTCGAGATTAGAGGTGCACTGAGCCAAGCTGCGCTCCTTGGGCGTTCTGTATCTCTCGATAGCGCTGAGTTCCTCCTTCATCAGTCGTATCTCTGCCttcattttatcgaaaatgtCTCTGAATAATGATTTACAGCAAAAAATCAAACCCCATTCTTTAATTTAGCgccaattaattaaattctgGAGAATTTCCGAGAGCCGATGAAAATGCGCGATTAAAAACTGACTTAGCCTTGCTGTTCTTAGTCTCCGTTCTCTGCATCTCGCTGACGTAGGAGCTGATGCTTTGTTCAGTGGTCCTGAGCTCATCTTTCAGCGTCGACATCTGTTCCTCAAGCGTGCTGATCTGCGTCATGAGTTCTGACCTGGTCTTTTGGATCTCGAGACGAGATCTGGACGAGTTGAAGTAGCCACCGGTCAGAGAACCCTTTGAAGACACCTGATCACCCTCCAAAGTCACACAGTCCAGTCCAGATGTTCGTGCCAGGCTCGTCGCCGCCTCCAGGTTTCGACAGATCAAAGTCTTTCCAAATATGTATCTGTTCAATGAGAATCAATGTGAAATGTATACGAATAAAAGTAGCCAAACAAACACATCGATTTGTATTTATCTCTCGGATAAAATAGCTTACCGCAAAGCACGATCGTATTTGGGATCGTAGTTGAGCTTTGATATCATTGGTATGGCATCGCTCGTCTGAGGATAATCGATGACTTTGACGTGGAGGCGATTCAGAGGCATGAAAGTCACCTCACCAGGCAACTGCTGGTTGTTCATTTCCTTCAGTATCTTAGTACCGAATTTGTCCGTTTCGACAATATGGTGAAACAGTCGATTACCGGCGGTCACTTCAACCGCAGTGTAGATGCTCTTGTCACAGTCAAAGTTTTCGATCACAGGGCCGTAGTAGCTGCTCACTTCGTGCGCCATGTCTCGGCGTTCCCTGATCATTTACAAAATCAGCTCGAAATtagttttactttttctttcttacgcATCGACAGGAAACATCTTGATACATTTTCGACTCACCGAAACGTGTCCAACACTTTGCGAACGCTGTCCCTACCATTCAGGATTGGTTTTCCAGCCATGGAACGAAGACTTTGATCGGCCTTCGCAAGGTCTTCCTTCAGTCCCGAAAGATTTAACTGAAGAACGCTTTCCTGGCGGTATCTGGTaagaaatttcgaatgatcAGGGAATAGTCAGAAGTCTAAAAATCACTCGACGCACTCACTGTTCCTTCCGTGTAGCCTGGCATTGATCCTTGGCCTTGGTAAGGTCATAATACTGCTTGTTGTGTTCATCGATCGAGGCCCTTTGACGCTCCATTTCACGCGTATGATCCTCAATCTTCTTCTCGAGTGCGATCTGCTTCTCGGCGTCCCTCTTCAGGTCCTCGCTTATCTTTGCCTGGTGATCCTGCTTGTCTTTGATCTGCTTGGTAAGCTGCTTGAGTTCGTCCTGAATCCACTTGTCTCTTTCTGCCTGAACagtaagaagaaagaaaaaaaacagattgaAATCACATAGTCAAGAACAAAAAGAAGCCAGAATTACCAAgtcaagaaagaaaaaggacgGATTTCTCAAGGTAGAAGTGCGAAAAAGAATCTGTTTACCCTGTTTGTAAACTGAGCGCCTCTGCCTTGTTTCGCGTAAAGCTCCTTCCGCTTTTGCTCCTTCAGCGCGAGTTCACGCGTACATTCTTCTTCAACGCCTTTCATTTGCTCGTACTGGAAAGTATCGCGAGAACATATGATAGAAAAGTATTCCTACATTTCTagtgatgaataaaaaaaaaacacagttGATACCTGAGGCTTTATCTTCTCGAGCTCCTCTTCCCTCCCAgcaatgtttatttttaacttctCCAGCTCTTGCTCCGCTCTTTTTCTGCTGTCGTTGTCACCCTTAACCTCCTCGAGCAGATCGTTGATCGTCAACGTGAGCTTGGTCTTCTCCTTGAGGAGCTGCTGCTGCTCAGCACTGGAATAAAACATCAGCAGTGACGCCAGTTTTATAATTAgcctcagaaaacgcagtaCAAAAGGACAAAACAGAAGCTTAGATTCACCTGAGCGTGTCGCGTTCCTCCTTGGCGGAACTCACCTCCTTCTTGGCCTCCTTGAGCCGCTTGGCTGCCGAACGCACAGCCTCCTGGGCAGCCTTCGCATCGGCTCCAAGTTTGGCTTGCATAGCACCGCTGTTAGCGCGTGACTCTTCCAAGTCTTCCAGCTTTTTCTTACTTTCCTTCAGCTCGCGTTCGTGGATTGTGTACTCCAGACACCGCCGCTGTTTGTCCCAGCGTTGGTACTCCTTCAGCTCCTCCTTTTCCTCCTCCAATGTCTTCAAACGCTCCTCTGTAAGGTTACAAGTGTGTGAAATCATGAGATTGTACCACCTTTGGGGAATGTATAACTACAATCGAATCATCTCACCTATGGTTCGCAAAAAGTCTTCTATTTTCTCAAGCTTTCCTTCAGTCTCTTTAAGGATCGCCTTTGACTCCTCGCGTCTATCGTCGTAGACTCGAGTGCCGGCCACTTCTCTGAGCAATTTCAACCGCTGCGAGTCTGGGGCCGTTGCCATTTGGTTGATCTGATGAAAGTCAAGGAAACAATCGATTTCAGAGAATGAAATTATATTAGTCATTCCTATAAAATTCTGAATACACAATAATATCGAATGTAGTTAGTATCATTCGGATTATTTGACATTTagcaaaatacaaaatatacaaaactTATTATTGGCGCATACCTTTCCCTGCTTGACGATGTAATATGGATTGGACCTGGAAAATCCAGCCGATTCGAGCAAATTCATGACGTCGCTTCGCGTCACTATTTTCTTGTTCAGAAAGTACTGATCTTTTTTCGACCCGATCATTCGCCTGAGATAAACCTCATCCTTGTCGATCTGTAAAGACAGTGAAGCCAAAAATTAAACAGATATTTCTGCAAAACAACTTCGTATCTGGATGATAAATTAACcagagaataaaaaacaaccaaCTGCCAACGTAATGATCGTTATCTTGtttcaatataaattttagAAAACTGTGCAGCCTTGTGTGCTCCAAGGTATAAGCCAGGAAGCGTTAACCTTGCTGATGTGGTGTAATAAAACCCACCGGAAGACGTCCATCCGAGTTGTCAAAGATAATTTCGACATAAGCAGAGATGACGCGTGGACCCGTGCCTTCGTGGAGAAGGGCTTGACGCTGCTCAGGCCGAAGGTGGGAGAATTCGTCGCTAAGCACAAACTGGATAGCGTAGAAAAAGTTGCTCTTGCCCGATCCATTCCTGCCGACTTGAACaagtaaaaatgtataaaaggGCTGATAGAATCATGAAATCTGAAAGACAAAACTAAAGGTACGGAAAGAAGAATATCTCTACTCACCGACCACATTGTGCCTCGGATCGAAGGGCACTACAACGGTCTGTTCTCGATAGGATTTGAAACCTTGTATGATAACCTAGAAGAAAATGCAACGTTATCATTCAGGATGATTTTCGAAATGACTGCAGTGAGATTTGAGGGCGGCTTACCTGTTTGATGTACATGTTAGTCTGCGAGCTGGACGATCGTTGGGTCCGGTTAGCTCACACAGTGTATTCAGAGTGACGTTTGATACCCATCACAACGACGGATCGACGCCACACGAAAACGGCGCGTCCGGGCGTTATTCTACCGGCTTATTTTTACTGAGGGTTTTTTACGCTTCGGGGTATTAATCGGGCTCCCAAAAATCGTGTTTAGAGCGTACTTTTAACACAGAGAAATAACAAACACGGTGCGTGGACACACTCAGGTTTGCCAACTGTTAACCATTTCGGCGGGAGCGCTGAAAACTGCGTCGCCTCCGATAATGCACGAAGGTTCCCGAACGATACCAAACCATAGGCTTAAAGTAGCTGCGCGCTCTATGCACCACTCAGGCATTGAAATCGTGCAGTCTATCACTGATGAAGCACCGCAACCCCCTGACACACGCTGCTAAAtgtggttcgcaaaatgtcctTCGATTCTGCCGCTAATTTCCaccactagtggcgctagtagtgACCTAAGGAGCTTGCGCGCGGTCAGCAAGGGCAGCGagcgt belongs to Neodiprion lecontei isolate iyNeoLeco1 chromosome 5, iyNeoLeco1.1, whole genome shotgun sequence and includes:
- the LOC107223035 gene encoding structural maintenance of chromosomes protein 3 is translated as MYIKQVIIQGFKSYREQTVVVPFDPRHNVVVGRNGSGKSNFFYAIQFVLSDEFSHLRPEQRQALLHEGTGPRVISAYVEIIFDNSDGRLPIDKDEVYLRRMIGSKKDQYFLNKKIVTRSDVMNLLESAGFSRSNPYYIVKQGKINQMATAPDSQRLKLLREVAGTRVYDDRREESKAILKETEGKLEKIEDFLRTIEERLKTLEEEKEELKEYQRWDKQRRCLEYTIHERELKESKKKLEDLEESRANSGAMQAKLGADAKAAQEAVRSAAKRLKEAKKEVSSAKEERDTLSAEQQQLLKEKTKLTLTINDLLEEVKGDNDSRKRAEQELEKLKINIAGREEELEKIKPQYEQMKGVEEECTRELALKEQKRKELYAKQGRGAQFTNRAERDKWIQDELKQLTKQIKDKQDHQAKISEDLKRDAEKQIALEKKIEDHTREMERQRASIDEHNKQYYDLTKAKDQCQATRKEQYRQESVLQLNLSGLKEDLAKADQSLRSMAGKPILNGRDSVRKVLDTFRERRDMAHEVSSYYGPVIENFDCDKSIYTAVEVTAGNRLFHHIVETDKFGTKILKEMNNQQLPGEVTFMPLNRLHVKVIDYPQTSDAIPMISKLNYDPKYDRALRYIFGKTLICRNLEAATSLARTSGLDCVTLEGDQVSSKGSLTGGYFNSSRSRLEIQKTRSELMTQISTLEEQMSTLKDELRTTEQSISSYVSEMQRTETKNSKAKDIFDKMKAEIRLMKEELSAIERYRTPKERSLAQCTSNLEAMTATKEGLESELHQELMAQLSVADQHQVDTLNDDIRRLTKENKEAFAKRMRLEADKNKLENLLTNNLVRRKDELVQALQEISVEDRQRQLESSKAQLADIEKRLVKVNSDFKAQNDKVSSAMKKQKAESAEVEKWKVAEKEAQEKIEADAKDLEKLASKQNIVQQKIAECTQKITELGALPSHEAFGKLSKLTTKQLFREMEKANNHLKKYSHVNKKALDQFMSFSDQKEKLVKRKEELDRGDEKIKELMLVLEQRKCEAIQFTFKQVSKYFSEVFKKLVPSGHAQLVMKTADGEEGDDTVPESADSDRFVGVGIRVSFTGHKAEMREMNQLSGGQKSLVALALIFAIQKCDPAPFYLFDEIDQALDAQHRKAVADMIHELSSDAQFITTTFRPELLEHANKFYGVKFRNKVSHVECVSREEAADFVEDDTTHG